GACGAAGTTGCGCAGCGTGCGCAGTTGCGAACTCATGATCTCCCTCTCTCGGGCCGCGGTGGGCATCGTCGCCCGCCGCCGGCGGTGATCCCTCCAGCGTTCCGCACCTCAGCATTCACCGTCTCCCGGTCCTTTCACCAGTGGGGTGGGTCCGAGCTCCCGACACGCGAAGGATCGGCCGGCGCTCCGATCGCGACCCGGTTCTGCGGTAAGAAGGTGGCTCGACCCGGCGAACGTCGGACATGATGGACACGTGCCGCGGGCAACTCGCGCCCGGGCTGGACATCGCACCAACATCGCAGGAGGTAGCCATGGCCGAAGAGTCACATGAACCGCAGGCAGTAACCGAGGAAGAACACGTACCCGTGACGCCCAGCACCAAGGCGGCCTTCGCGGCGGCGCTGGAGCGCAAGAAGCAGACCGGGCAGGCGCGCGCTGCGCACCTGGACGCGCACGGAGGCGTCGGCGGGGCCACGTCCAGTCACAAGGCGACCAAGACCTTCCGCCGGAAGTCCGGGTCGGCCTGACCCGTGGCCGGCCGGCCCGACCGGTCGGCGCCGTCGGTCTCGTGCAACCGCCGTGAGTCTCTCGCGGCGGTTGTCCGGCGTCTGGGGTCGTGGCCCGGCGGGGCGCGGTACCGACCCTGACGGCCTCGGACCGAACCGGCGGGAAACGATGGGCAGTGGTGCCCATTGCCGGTGAGTGCCATCGGCCGTAGCGTCGCCCGCGTGGACCCATCACCCGTTTGTCGTCCCGTGTTGACCACTCTCGTGGATGGGTGCGCGCCGATAGTTCGATGTGCGAAACTCGTCCCGCGACCGTGCAAACACCTACACCCGGGGGGTCAGATGATGTCTTCGCGCCTCACCCACGCCCGCGGCGAAAGCGCGACCGACCTCTGATGATGCAGGTGGCATGGGGTGCTGCGACCGATTCGGGCCGTCGGCGGCCGGTCAACGAGGACGCTCTGCTGGCGGCCATGCCGATCTTCCTGGTGGCCGACGGGATGGGTGGGCACGCGGCCGGCGGCACGGCCAGCGCCATCGTCGTGGAGGAGTTCACCGCGCCGTCCGGCGCCAATAGCGTCACCCCCGAATGGGTGATGGACGCATTCGAACGGTCCCAGGCCCGCATTCGGCGTTCCTCCGCCGGCGGCACCACGGTGGCCGGCGTGGCCGCGGTCCAGCAGAACGGCACGCCGTACTGGCTGGTGTTCAACATCGGCGACTCGCGGATCTACCACTGCATCGACGGTGTCGTCACGCAGATCAGCGTTGACCACTCGGTGGTGCAGGAACTGGTCGATCTGGGGGAGGTCACCCTTGATCGGGCCCGGTTCCACCCGCAGCGGCACGTCATCACGCGGGCCGTCGGGGCCCCCGATGGCCCGCGCGCCGACTTCTGGTTGCTGCCCGGCGAACCGGGCGACCGTCTGATGATCTGCTCGGACGGCATCACGAGCGAGATCGACGCGGCCGCCATCGCCACGCTGACCAGGTCGGTCGACACCGACCCGCAGCAGGTGGCCGAATCGCTGGTCGAACTCGCGCTGCAGGCCGGCGGCCGGGACAACATCACGGTGGTGGTCGTGGACGTCATCGACGTGACCGCGGACGCGCCGGCGCCGATCGGCGACCGGTCGATGACCGCCTCGGCCGACCGCGATCACACCCTGCCCCGCCTCCCGGCGATCAGCCGGGTCGGTGACTCGACATGAGCGGGTACCGCTACCAACCCGGTTCCTCCCACCTCGTGGTGGGGCCGGGCGGTGGCGTGTTGACCTCCGACGGCCCGCTGGCGTTGCGGCTGTGGCCGTTGATCGGCCGCGGCTCGCCGATCGCCGCCCTGCTGGACGAGGCCCTGCGAGACGGCCTGGGCCGGCTGCCGGACCTGCTGTTGTTCGAGATCGACTCCGGTGGCGCCCGAGTGATCGTCCGCGGCAAGCGGTCGGTGCGGCTCCGGCTGGGTGACGGCGAGGACGTCCGGATCGACGGCGACGCCGTCCGCACCTGGAACGAGCAGGTGCTGGCGGTTCCGATCTCGCTCAGCACCGGGCCGGACGCCGACCACGGCCTGCCCCTCGTGGCCGGCGTCGTGCTGGCCGACGGCTTCGCATGGTCGGCCGGCGACGGATCCGACGCCGCCGGGATCGGACCGGCGCCCACCGACGCCGCCCCGGTGGCCCCGGTGTCGATCAACAAGCACGCGGCCGAGGACCCGGTGAGCCCGGCCGCCCTGGCCGCGGCGTTCGTGTCCGCCGCGGCCGCGGTCACACCGCTACCGGCCGGCTCGTCGGCATCGGACATCAGGCCGGAACCGGCCGACGTGGTGCCGACGCCCACGCCAACGCAAACCGTTGTCCCGGAATCGATCCCCTCGCCGTCCGGGCCGGCCGCATCGGCCCTCCCGGACACCCGCATCGAGCCTATCGACGACTCGTTCGAGCACCTTTTCGAGTCGACGGTGATGCGCAGTGTCGAAGATGCCGCCGTCCGCGCCGCCGACGAACCGGCATCAGGGCCGGGGAACGCCGAACCCCTCGTGACCGTCGGACCGGTTGTGCAGAACTCACAGCCCGAACGTCAGGGCGATCATGACGGCTCCACCATCATGGCGGGTCAGCTGGCCGCCGTCCTGGCCTCGACCGGCGATCCGGTCCCGGCGCCGGGGCCAGCTCGTTGCCCCACCCTGGTGCTGTCCACCGGCCAGAGCGTCGAGGTCGACCGGGGTGTGGTCATCGGCCGGCGCCCGCACATCGACCGGGTGTCCGGGGCCGAGATTCCCCACCTGGTGACGGTGCCCAGTCCGCAGCAGGACATCTCCCGGTCGCACGTGGCCGTGCGACCCAGTGGCGACGGTTTCCTGGCGATCGATCTCGGCTCGACGAACGGCAGCATCATCCGCCGGGCCGACGGCGCCGCGCAGGTCCTGCGGGAGGGCGCCGTGTCGGACCTGCAGTTCGGTGACGTGCTCGATCTCGGCGACGGTGTGACGGCCGTGCTGCGGGCGCCGTCATGATGAGACCGCCGGTCGCCCCGCCGGACATTCCGGGGCTGAGGGTCGGGCGACACCTGGGGGGCGGTGGTTTCGCCGACGTCTACCTCTACGAGCAGAGTGCGCTCGGCCGCAAGGTAGCCGTCAAGGTGTTGCGGGCCAATGCCTCCACCGAGGAGGTACGGCGGCAGTTCACCGCCGAGAGCCGGTTGATGGCGGCGCTGTCCGACCACATCAACATCGTCACCATCCATGACGCGGCCATCGCCGCCGACGGTCGTCCCTACCTGGTGATGGCCTACTGTCCCGGGCTCAACCTGGCCGACCGCTACAAGACGCAACAGATCCCGGTGGCCGAGGTGCTCTCCATCGGCGTGCAACTGGCGGGTGCCGTCGAGACCGCCCACCGGCAGGGCATCCTGCATCGAGACATCAAGCCGGCCAACGTCTTGACGGCACCAGGGGGCCGCCCGGCGTTGACCGACTTCGGCATCTCGGTGGCCATGGGTGCGATGCACGAGGAAGAGTCGGTCGGCCTGTCGATCCCGTGGTCGCCGCCGGAGATGCTCAGCGGCGCCCCGGCCGGTGATCATCGCGCCGACGTGTACTCACTGGCCGCGACGATCTTCACCCTGTTGGCCCGCCGCTCCCCGTTCGAACTGATCGGCCGATCGAACGAGCAGATCGACCTGATCACCCGCATCCAACGAATGCCGCTGACGCCCACCGGGCGGGCCGATGTGCCGCAGACCGTCGAAGCGGTGTTGGCCATCGGACTGAACAAGGATCCCGGCCGTCGGTACCAGAGCGCGCTCGAGCTCGCCCGGGCGCTGCAGCAGCTCGAGGCCGAGATGGGTGGATCGGTGACGCCGGTTGACATCTCGGCCGAGGACCCGGTCGCCGCCGTGGCCGAGTTGGCGCCGAAGGACGACGGCCGGACCCGGATCCGGCCGCTCGTCATCCAGGCCCAGCATCCGGCCACCGACCCGGCCGCGCCGCCGGTCGACCGAACCCGGATGCGGGGGCTCACCGGACCGACGGCCGCCGACCGACCACATCTGCGCCCGGCCGACCTGGCCCCACCGCCCCCGCCGGTGGACACCGAGGTCCGCCCGCCCGTCGGACCGATCCCGGTGGCCGTGCCGGTCGTCCGGCGTTCACGGATTCCCGTCCTGGTCGGTGTCGCGGTCCTGCTCGTGGTGCTGGGCGTCGTCGGCTTCGTGCTCGCCCAGCGGGGCACCAGCCCGGTGGCCGCACCGGAGTCCACCGCCCCGGCCACTCGTCCCAGCCTGGTGCAGGTGAGCCTGCCGTCGGCACCGACGAATCTGACGGGCAAGCCCGTCGGGCCCAACGTTCAATTCACCTGGGTGAATCCCGACCCGGTCACCGGCGACACCTTCCAGTGGCGGCGAACCGACCAGGATTCCGCGTCCGCCTCGTCCTGGACCGACACCACCAAACCGACGGCCGTCGTCGTCGGGGCCGGTCGGGCCTGCATCGAAGTGGTCGTTGTCCGGGCCAATTCGAGCCTGTCGAACGCAGCCACGGCCTGCGCCCCGAGGAATTGACATGGGTATCCAGGTGGAATTCTGCGGTGAATGGTTCACACCCGATCCGAGCCGGTCGTTCGACATCGGCCGCGAGGGAGCCCTGCAGATCGACGACAACCCTTATCTGCACCGCCGTTTCCTGGCCATCGAGTGCATCGACGACATGTGGTGGCTGGCCAATGTCGGTAGCCAGCTGTCGGCCACGGTCTCCGACAGCGCCGGGGCGCTGCAGGCCTGGCTGGCGCCCGGGGCCCGGCTACCGATGGTGTTCGCCGAGACCACGGTGCTCTTCACGGCCGGACCGACGACGTACGAGCTGAGCATCGTCAACGACACGGCCGCATTTGCGATGTCGGAGGTCGGCCGGTCCGAGACCGGTGAGACCACCATCGGTCCCGTCATGCTGACGCCCTCGCAGAAGCAGCTGATCGTGGCCCTGGCCGAGCCGTTGCTCCGCCGTGACGGCACCAGCGTCAGCTCCATCCCGTCCTCGCGGGAAGCCGCCGCCCGGCTGGGATGGGAACAGACGAAATTCAATCGGAAGTTGGACAACGTCTGCGACAAACTGGACCGACGGGGGGTGCGCGGACTCCGCGGCGGCGTCGGCCAGCTGGCCGTCAATCGCCGTGCCCGCCTGGTCGAGCACGCCGTCGCCACCCGATTGGTGGTCCCGGAGGATCTACGCCTGCTGGACCTTCTCGAGTGAGCGCCGCCTTCCGATCCGATCAACCGCGATCAGTACCGATGTACGGGGACCACAGATGATGAAAATGCCGAACGCATGGACCCGGGGGCAACGAGGTATCGCCATCGGCATTGTCGGCGCGCTGAC
This window of the Nakamurella panacisegetis genome carries:
- a CDS encoding FHA domain-containing protein produces the protein MSGYRYQPGSSHLVVGPGGGVLTSDGPLALRLWPLIGRGSPIAALLDEALRDGLGRLPDLLLFEIDSGGARVIVRGKRSVRLRLGDGEDVRIDGDAVRTWNEQVLAVPISLSTGPDADHGLPLVAGVVLADGFAWSAGDGSDAAGIGPAPTDAAPVAPVSINKHAAEDPVSPAALAAAFVSAAAAVTPLPAGSSASDIRPEPADVVPTPTPTQTVVPESIPSPSGPAASALPDTRIEPIDDSFEHLFESTVMRSVEDAAVRAADEPASGPGNAEPLVTVGPVVQNSQPERQGDHDGSTIMAGQLAAVLASTGDPVPAPGPARCPTLVLSTGQSVEVDRGVVIGRRPHIDRVSGAEIPHLVTVPSPQQDISRSHVAVRPSGDGFLAIDLGSTNGSIIRRADGAAQVLREGAVSDLQFGDVLDLGDGVTAVLRAPS
- a CDS encoding serine/threonine-protein kinase, whose product is MMRPPVAPPDIPGLRVGRHLGGGGFADVYLYEQSALGRKVAVKVLRANASTEEVRRQFTAESRLMAALSDHINIVTIHDAAIAADGRPYLVMAYCPGLNLADRYKTQQIPVAEVLSIGVQLAGAVETAHRQGILHRDIKPANVLTAPGGRPALTDFGISVAMGAMHEEESVGLSIPWSPPEMLSGAPAGDHRADVYSLAATIFTLLARRSPFELIGRSNEQIDLITRIQRMPLTPTGRADVPQTVEAVLAIGLNKDPGRRYQSALELARALQQLEAEMGGSVTPVDISAEDPVAAVAELAPKDDGRTRIRPLVIQAQHPATDPAAPPVDRTRMRGLTGPTAADRPHLRPADLAPPPPPVDTEVRPPVGPIPVAVPVVRRSRIPVLVGVAVLLVVLGVVGFVLAQRGTSPVAAPESTAPATRPSLVQVSLPSAPTNLTGKPVGPNVQFTWVNPDPVTGDTFQWRRTDQDSASASSWTDTTKPTAVVVGAGRACIEVVVVRANSSLSNAATACAPRN
- a CDS encoding DUF5302 domain-containing protein, which gives rise to MTPSTKAAFAAALERKKQTGQARAAHLDAHGGVGGATSSHKATKTFRRKSGSA
- a CDS encoding PP2C family protein-serine/threonine phosphatase — translated: MQVAWGAATDSGRRRPVNEDALLAAMPIFLVADGMGGHAAGGTASAIVVEEFTAPSGANSVTPEWVMDAFERSQARIRRSSAGGTTVAGVAAVQQNGTPYWLVFNIGDSRIYHCIDGVVTQISVDHSVVQELVDLGEVTLDRARFHPQRHVITRAVGAPDGPRADFWLLPGEPGDRLMICSDGITSEIDAAAIATLTRSVDTDPQQVAESLVELALQAGGRDNITVVVVDVIDVTADAPAPIGDRSMTASADRDHTLPRLPAISRVGDST